The sequence GTCATCTTCATCTCGGGCGAGCCGGGCTCGGGCAAGTCGCGGCTCGCCGAGGAGTTCGCGGCGGCCCAGGGCCGGTGGGTGCGCAACGAGGCCCGGCCTGGAGACCCGGACGTCCCCTACGCCTCGCAGGCGCGTGCGTTCCGGGCCCAGCTGGCCCGGCGGCCCGACATGAAGCTGCCGGACCGCCTGCGGGCGGAGCTGTCGCGCTTCATTCCCGAGCTTGGCGACTCGCGGCCGGTGCCGCCCCTGGCGTCCGAGGCCGACGAGCTGCGCTTCTTCGAGGCACACGCGGAAGGGCTGGCCCTGGTGCTCGAGGGGGAGCGCGTGGTCGTCGCGGATGATGTGCAGTACTGGGACAGGGCCAGCGCCCGGCTGTCGATGTACGCCTGGACCCGGATGCTGGCCGCCGGGGCCCAGGCGGTCCGCCTGCCGTGCTTCATCGACTGCTATCGCCGGGGCGAGCTTCCCGCCTACGCCGAGGCCAACATCCGCAAGCTCGTGGACGTGGGGAGGGGGCGCGTCATCGACCTGGGGCCGCTCTCCGTCGACAGCGTGCGCCAGTTGCTGGCGGGGCTGGAGCTGCCCGGCGCCGAGGCCCACACGGAGGCGCTGACCCGGTACACGGGAGGCAACCCCCTCTACATCGTCGAGACGCTCAAGCACCTCATCGAGACGGACTCGCTCCACAAGGACTGGCCGCCGCGACTGCCGCCGCCGGGACGGGTGGGCCCGCTCATCCAGCGCCGCCTGGATCGCCTCTCGCCGCTGGCCCTGCAGGTTGCGCAGCTCGCCGCGAGGGCGGGCGCCCACTTTCGCGCTGCGCTCGTGCCCGAGGCGCTGGAGGCGAGCGCAACCTCCATTCACGCGGCGCTCTCCGAGCTGGAGGCCATGCAGCTGCTGGTGGGGGAGCGCTTCAGCCACGACCTGGTGCTGGAGGCGGTGCAGGCCTCCATCGGCAAGGCCACGGGTCGCCTGCTGCATGGCCAGCTCGCTGCCGTATTCGAGCGTGACGGCGCGCCGGCCAACCTCCTGGCCCACCACTGGCTGGAGGCGGGACAGGAAGTCCGCGCCCTGCCCTACCTGCATGCGGCCGCCCGCGCGGACGAAGAACTGCTGCTCCTGGAGGAGGCCGCGCAGCACCATGCGCGCGCGGTGGCCGTCCTGGAGGCGGCGGGTCGGCATGAGGAGGCCACCAGCGCCCGCGTCGCCGAGGTCCGGGTGCGTGCGAGGCAGAAGGCTCCCGCGGCGGATGAAGCGCCGTCGACCCGGCCCGGGTGATGCCGGCCCGGGCCAGGGCCCGGAAGCGTCATGACGTCAGGCGAGGCCGAGGCGCAGCGCGGCGAGCTACTCCGAGTAGTCGTACCGATAAACGAGGCGCCAGTTGCGGTTGTAGCTGTGGCGCCTGGAGAACCAGCCGCTGTGGCAGCTGCCGCTGTTGCTGGCCGTGTAGCCGTAGACGAAGCCATTGTGGACGCGGGCCTCGAGGGTGGGTGAGCCGGGGTTCTCGCAGGGCTGGGTGACGCGGACGGCCTGGTAGGCGGCCTCGGCAAGCACTTCTTCCTGGCCCTCGAAGTCGTAGATGGAGTGGACGCGGTTGGCGGTGAAGGTGCCAAGCTGGCTGGCCTGCTGGGCGTCGCTCTGCGTGAGGAAGGACTGCAGGTTGGCGAGGGTGGCGGCCTCGGAGGTAATCGAGCCGATGAGGCGATGAACGGCGCCGTCATTGTCGGAGAGCGCGGCGCGGATGGCGGTGATGCCGGCCGAGCCCTGGTAGACGGAGCTGTCGCCCCAGGTGAAGCTGAAGGCGGTGCCCGCGGGGTAGGCGTTGAGCGCGCAGGAGCCGCCGGCGCCGGCGGCCTCGACGAGGATGACCTTGCGGAGGCGGTGCTCCGGGTTCAGGAGGGCGAGACACTCGTTGCCAGCGACGCCGTCGTAGTTGGCGGCCGGGAGCACGGCCTCGACGATGTTGTAGACGCGGAACGTGGGATCCGTGGCCTGCTGCTCGGTGGCCTCGAGCGTGTCGGTGGGCTGGAGGGTGTCGGTGTCCGTCTCGGCACCGAGGCAGCCGGCAGCGACGGAGGAGGCGAGGAGGAGAGAAGAAAGCCGGAGAGAGATGTGCATGGCGGCGGAACCTACCACGCGAGATTCTTTGGTTCTCAAACTTCTGGAATACTCATCGTCCAGCGGCGAGATGGCTCCGCGGGCGTGTCGATCCGGCCCGGCCTCATTCGTCGCGATTCCAGCAGCGAGGCATGACGCCAAGCTCGAACCCAGGAGAAGACGCGATGCGATTCATGGTCATGCACAAGATGACGGAAGAGATGGAGCAGGGCCTCCCGCCGTCTCCAGCCATCATCGAGGGCATCGGCAAGCTGGTTGAAGAGGGTGCGAAGGAGAAGGTCTTCGTCTCGGGCGAAGGGCTCAAGCCTTCGTCGCAGCGGGTGCACATCGCCTACAAGAACGGCAAACGCACGCTCACCAACGGCCCCTTCACCGACGCCAGGGAGCTCGTGGCCGGCTTCGCGCTCATGCGCGCACGCTCGAAGGAGGAGGCGATCTCCTGGTGCGACAAGTTCGCGGCCGTGCTCGGCGACGTGGAGCTCTTCATGGGTCCGGTCAACGAGGCGTGGGACCTTGGCCTGATGCCGAAGCCGGAGAACGCGCCACTCCGCTTCTTGTTGATGCACAAGCTGGACGAACGCTCGGAGACTGAAGCGCCGCCAGCTCCGCCGCTGATGGCGAAGCTGGGCGCGCTCATCGACGAGATGACGAAGGCGGGCGTCCTCCAGGCAACCGGCGGGCTCGCGAGCACGAAGAAGGGCGCGCGTATCCGCTACGAAGGCGGCAAGCGCACCGTGCTCGACGGGCCATTCACGGAGTCGAAGGAGCTCATCGCCGGCTACGCGATCCTCGACGTGCCGTCGAAGGCAGCCGCAATCGAGTGGGCGCTGCGTTTTGGCGAGATCGTGACGGTGAACGAGATCGAGGTCCGGCAGCTGTCGGAGGGGTGAGCAGGCCACGACGCCAGTCACCCGGCAGCCCACCCACGCAGGGGCCCCCTCCCCGCCCCCTCCATCCAACCCTGTCGACCATTCTTAGAATCAACGGAGGGCCCCTGACCGCGGCGGCTCAAAGGGGGAGCAGCAATGATGACAGCGGAGGCCAGGACCGAAGAGCGCGGCCTCTCCGACTGGACCCGACAGTTCGAGGTCATCGTCTGGGCCGCCGACGCGGTGACGCTTCAGCTCCTGCACGTGAGTCCGAATGCCGCCAGGATTCTCGGCTATCCACTGGAGCAGTGGTGGACCGAGGCGGACTTCCTCGCCAGGCACGTCCACCCCGAGGACCGTGACGACGCGCTGGCGCTCTTCCTGGGCGCTACACACCGCCGGACCGAGCGCAGCGGCGTGCTGCGGTTCCTGGATGCGAACGGGCAGGCGCTCCCCTTCCTCACCAAGGTGCTCACGCTCGACCACGGCGAGGGCCAGGCGCCCGAGCTGCGGTGTTTGATGGTGCGCCTCGAGCGGAACACCCACGCCAGCCAGGCCTGGGAGCAGTCGCACTCCCTCCTACGCGCCACGCTGGAGTCGACGAACGATGGGCTCCTCGTCGTGGACACGCGAGGGCGCATCGTGGACTTCAACAAGCAGTTCCTGGAGCTGTGGGACATTCCGGAGGACGTCATCGCCACGCGCGATGACAAGCGGGCCCTCGCGTCCGTGCTTGCCCGGCTCGTCGACCCCGCGGCGTTCCTCGCGAAGGTCGAGGCGCTCTATGCGACTCCCGAGGCCACGAGCTTCGATGTCCTCGAGTTCAAGGACGGCAGGACGCTTGAACGGTATTCGCAGCCTCAGCGGATGGGGGACCGGGTGGTTGGACGGGTCTGGAGCTTCCGCGACGTAACGGCCCGGAAGCGCACCGAGCGGGAGCGGGATGCGCTCCTCCGCCAGGAGCACGAAGCCCGGGAGCGCGCGGAGGCGCTGGCCAGGCAGCTCGCGGCCGGTGAGTCGCGCTTCCGCAGCATCTTCGAGTCCCACCTCATCGGGCTCGTGCTCAGCGACACCCACGGCCACATCCTCCATGCCAACGACGCCTTCCTGCGCATCGTGGGCTACAGCCGCGAGGACCTGGAGGCGGGCCGCATCAACTTCATGGAAATCACTCCGCCGGAGTTCCACGCAGTCACGCGGCGGGCGTTGGAGGAAATCGAAGCCCGCGGCGTGGCGAGCACCTTCGAGAAGGAATACGTGCGCAAGGACGGCCGTCGCGTGCCCGTCATGCTGGGCAGCGTCCGCCTGCCCGCCTCGAATCACAATGCCACCTTCGTGCTGGACCTGACCGAGCGCAAGGAGGCCGAAGCGGAGCGCGAGCGCTTCTTCCGCCTGGCGCCGGACATGTTCTGCATCGCCGACATGGACGGCTTCTACAAGCGGGTGAACCCGGCCTTCACGCGCATCCTGGGCTGGAGCGAGGAGGAGCTTCGCGCACGGCCCCTTCTGGACTTCATCCACCCGGAGGACCGCGGCAGGGGGGAAGAGACACTGTCCGCCCTCAAGCAGGGAAGCCCGGACCCCGGACTCACCGTCCGCGTCGAGTGCAAGGATGGCGGGTGGAGGTGGCTCAACTGGACCTCCGTGCCCGTGCCGGAGACGGGCCTCATCTACGCCTCCGCGCGCGACGTCACCCAGCAGCGGAAGGCCGAGGAGCAGCGCGTGCTGGCGGAGCAGCGGCTGCGGACCGTCATCAACAGCGGGCCGATCGTCCTCGCCGTGCTCGACGCCGAGGGCCGCTGCGTCCTGTCCGAGGGCAAGGGGCTCCGGAGCATGGGCCTCGTTCCGGGCCAGATGGTGGGACAGTCCGCCCTCGAGATGTACGCGAACGAACCCGCCGTGCTGGAGTGCCTCCACCGGGGACTCCGGGGAGAGACCTTCTCCACCATCGTCAAGACCGCCGGTCTCACCTTCGAGGTGTTCTACCAGCCCGTCCTGGACGAGGCCGGCCGCGTCACCACCCTCAGCATCGCGTCGTTGGATGTGACGGAGCGCGTCCGGGTGGAGGCCGAACGGGAGGAGCTCATCCGCCAGTTGATGCACGAGCGGAGCATCCTCCAGGCCGTACTGCAGCAACTGCCCCACTCCGTCTACATCGCGGAGGCGCCCAGCGGAAAACTCTTCCTCGCCAACGCGCAGGCGGAGGCCCAGATTCGCGGCCCCGCCCAGCCCGCCAGCAACGTGGAGGGGTACCGCGCCTATCCGGGCTTCCATGCGGATGGGCGGCCGTACGAGCCCCACGAGTGGCCCCTGGCACGTGCCATCACCTCCGGAGTGCCGGTCATGGCGGAGGCCATCCACGTCATCCGGGGCGACGGCAGCCGGGGCATCATCGAGTACAGCGCGACGCCCGTGCGCGACGCGCGGGGCCACATCACCCACGGCGTGGTGGTGGGCGTGGACGTCACCGCGCGCAAGGAGGCGGAGCAGGAGCGGGAGCGACTCCTCGAGGAGCTGAAGCTGGCGGTCAGCGCCCGC comes from Pyxidicoccus trucidator and encodes:
- a CDS encoding YciI family protein, translating into MTPSSNPGEDAMRFMVMHKMTEEMEQGLPPSPAIIEGIGKLVEEGAKEKVFVSGEGLKPSSQRVHIAYKNGKRTLTNGPFTDARELVAGFALMRARSKEEAISWCDKFAAVLGDVELFMGPVNEAWDLGLMPKPENAPLRFLLMHKLDERSETEAPPAPPLMAKLGALIDEMTKAGVLQATGGLASTKKGARIRYEGGKRTVLDGPFTESKELIAGYAILDVPSKAAAIEWALRFGEIVTVNEIEVRQLSEG
- a CDS encoding PAS domain S-box protein; protein product: MMTAEARTEERGLSDWTRQFEVIVWAADAVTLQLLHVSPNAARILGYPLEQWWTEADFLARHVHPEDRDDALALFLGATHRRTERSGVLRFLDANGQALPFLTKVLTLDHGEGQAPELRCLMVRLERNTHASQAWEQSHSLLRATLESTNDGLLVVDTRGRIVDFNKQFLELWDIPEDVIATRDDKRALASVLARLVDPAAFLAKVEALYATPEATSFDVLEFKDGRTLERYSQPQRMGDRVVGRVWSFRDVTARKRTERERDALLRQEHEARERAEALARQLAAGESRFRSIFESHLIGLVLSDTHGHILHANDAFLRIVGYSREDLEAGRINFMEITPPEFHAVTRRALEEIEARGVASTFEKEYVRKDGRRVPVMLGSVRLPASNHNATFVLDLTERKEAEAERERFFRLAPDMFCIADMDGFYKRVNPAFTRILGWSEEELRARPLLDFIHPEDRGRGEETLSALKQGSPDPGLTVRVECKDGGWRWLNWTSVPVPETGLIYASARDVTQQRKAEEQRVLAEQRLRTVINSGPIVLAVLDAEGRCVLSEGKGLRSMGLVPGQMVGQSALEMYANEPAVLECLHRGLRGETFSTIVKTAGLTFEVFYQPVLDEAGRVTTLSIASLDVTERVRVEAEREELIRQLMHERSILQAVLQQLPHSVYIAEAPSGKLFLANAQAEAQIRGPAQPASNVEGYRAYPGFHADGRPYEPHEWPLARAITSGVPVMAEAIHVIRGDGSRGIIEYSATPVRDARGHITHGVVVGVDVTARKEAEQERERLLEELKLAVSARDEFLGIASHELKTPLTPLALKLEALMREARAEPESPLARRLAPHVEVMRRQVKRLADLVNDLLDVSSIGAGRLTLTLKPQQCDLAALVRDVAGRFDTEVKRAGCEVRLHAPAPVQGDWDSSRLEQVVTNLLANAVKYGPGHPVTLSVEVVEGRARLTVRDLGIGIAPENLQRIWGKFERAVSERHYGGLGLGLYISRQIVEALGGTVKAESTLGQGSTFVVELPLQGAAARSA
- a CDS encoding ATP-binding protein, with protein sequence MSRPEWSARVLGMSQLLGPQGQQVRLERRAAALLAYLALEGPSPKFPLACLLWPDSPPTTVRNNMRQLLRRLRLASGGVELVEADSERLALSPLLGMDLASLKSAATTHALEALRPGGGGPLLAGFDFDDCEELARWLDGARASVEGWVRKAREAEIQRHLADSDWSPALALAQEWVQQEPESEQAGRHLIRLHYLQGDRVAALAAFERLRATLSHDLGVAPMPDTLALVRLIEKGTQVAQPAPVSRPALPLTVLRPPVLAGRESAWRELLEGFEAGQVIFISGEPGSGKSRLAEEFAAAQGRWVRNEARPGDPDVPYASQARAFRAQLARRPDMKLPDRLRAELSRFIPELGDSRPVPPLASEADELRFFEAHAEGLALVLEGERVVVADDVQYWDRASARLSMYAWTRMLAAGAQAVRLPCFIDCYRRGELPAYAEANIRKLVDVGRGRVIDLGPLSVDSVRQLLAGLELPGAEAHTEALTRYTGGNPLYIVETLKHLIETDSLHKDWPPRLPPPGRVGPLIQRRLDRLSPLALQVAQLAARAGAHFRAALVPEALEASATSIHAALSELEAMQLLVGERFSHDLVLEAVQASIGKATGRLLHGQLAAVFERDGAPANLLAHHWLEAGQEVRALPYLHAAARADEELLLLEEAAQHHARAVAVLEAAGRHEEATSARVAEVRVRARQKAPAADEAPSTRPG